A single window of Aphidius gifuensis isolate YNYX2018 linkage group LG1, ASM1490517v1, whole genome shotgun sequence DNA harbors:
- the LOC122849040 gene encoding lipase 3-like, whose product MTRGVVFIFSTLFIQVLLGFISKTDSTILSFNQTNNDNVASFVRKRPDEIGHNEDADLDARALIRKYGYRGESHKVTTEDGYILEMHRITGPKNNSNPEGKKVVFLMHGILSSSIDWIIAGPNKALAYLIADEGYDVWLGNARGNHFSRQHTQLSVLDKKYWSFSWHEIGTRDLPAMIDYVIDNTRQKKIFYAGHSQGTTTFFVMASEKPEYNDKIIAMFALAPVAYVHHMTSPFFQILARLESLITAPMNLIGQHEFAPTSEFLKRLSSIVCDEEAWSQPVCENIMFLIAGFGSDQTNRTLLPAVLGHVPAGASTRQVIHYAQLIKSKKFRQYDHGFMGNMLSYGKRKPAAYNLKQITAPVVLHYSVNDWLSDVKDVNRLEKELGNCYAKIRNPNSKFSHLDYLYGKDAHRILYSKVIGLMNTFSK is encoded by the exons ATGACACGAGgagttgtatttattttttcgactTTATTTATCCAAGTGCTCCTCGGGTTTATTTCGAAGACTGATTCTACAATATTATCGTTTAATCAaactaataatgataatgttgCGAGTTTTGTGAGGAAACGCCCTGATGAAATAGGCCACAATGAAGATGCAGATCTGGACGCG agaGCTTTAATCAGGAAATATGGCTATCGAGGTGAGAGCCACAAGGTAACGACTGAAGATGGATATATTTTAGAAATGCATAGAATAACTGgtccaaaaaataattcaaatccAGAAGGTAAAaaagttgtatttttaatgcatGGAATATTGTCAAGTTCTATCGACTGGATTATTGCTGGACCTAATAAAGCACTTG cATACTTAATTGCTGACGAAGGATATGACGTTTGGCTCGGTAACGCAAGAGGCAATCATTTTTCCCGACAACACACACAGTTATCGGTactcgataaaaaatattggtcATTTAGTTGGCACGAAATTGGAACAAGAGATCTACCAGCAATGATTGATTATGTCATTGATAATacgagacaaaaaaaaatattttatgctGGTCATAGTCAAGGAACAACAACATTTTTTGTAATGGCATCTGAAAAACCAGAgtacaatgataaaataatagcaATGTTTGCACTTGCACCAGTTGCATATGTTCATCACATGACCAGTCCATTTTTCCAAATACTTGCGAGGCTTGAATCTTTAATAAct gcACCAATGAATTTGATTGGTCAACACGAATTCGCTCCAACAAGTGAGTTTTTAAAAAGACTGAGTTCGATTGTTTGTGATGAAGAAGCATGGTCACAGCCAGTTTgtgaaaatattatgtttttaattgCTGGTTTTGGAAGTGATCAAACTAATCGT ACATTACTGCCAGCTGTGTTAGGACATGTACCAGCTGGTGCATCAACACGCCAAGTTATTCATTACGCTCAACTCATCAaatcaa AGAAATTCAGACAGTATGATCATGGTTTTATGGGGAATATGCTATCATATGGGAAAAGAAAACCAGCAGCTTATAATTTAAAGCAAATAACTGCCCCTGTTGTTCTTCATTACTCTGTCAATGATTGGCTTTCAGATGTAAAA GATGTCAACCGGCTTGAGAAAGAACTCGGTAACTGTTACGCTAAAATTCGAAATCCAAATTCAAAGTTTTCTCATCTTGATTATCTTTATGGCAAAGATGCTCATCGAATTTTATACTCAAAAGTAATTGGATTGATGAATACTTTttctaaatag